ATTGGAAGAACCGATCAAATGATTGCGATCGCTGAAGTTCCCGAAGACAGCATTGGTAAAGTACGTCTCGGTCAAAAAGCCACCATCGCTAGTGATAACGGTGCTTTTAACGGTGAATTACAAGGAACAGTCGTTGAAGTTGGCAGAAAAATCGGCAAAAAAGATGTCTTAAATACAGATCCAGCAGCAGATGTGGATGCCAGAGTCGTAGAAGTAAAAATCGCCTTACCTTTAGAAGCTAGCCAAAAAGTTGGCGGTTTAACTAACGCCAAAGTAGTAGTCGAAATCAACATTTAACCATTACCAATTCCCCATTACCAATTCCCCATTACTAATTCCCCATTACCAATTTACCATTACCAATTCCCCATTACCTCTATAAAATGAGTTCAAAAATACCTTTAGCATGGCTACAATTAACACGCGAAAAAACTCGCCTTATCGTGGCTCTGGCAGGAATTGCCTTTGCCGATGTTCTCATGTTTATGCAACTTGGTTTCCGCGATGCTCTGTATTATAGTAACGTCCGGATGCATAGCAGTTTGCAAGGCGATATTGTTTTAATTAACTCTCAATCTAACGCCGTATTAGCAATGAAAAGCTTTTCACAAAGGCGGTTATATAAAGCTTTAGATTTACCAGCAGTGCAATCTGTTCATCCTATATATTTAGGGTACGTAACTTGGAAAAATCCTGTAACAGGTCGCCCTCGTAGTATTCTCACTTTAGCTATTAATCCAGAAGTTAATGTATTTAACTTGCCTGGAGTTCAAGAAAATTTAGATAAACTTAAGCTGCCCGATGTAGTTTTATATGACAGTTCTTCGCGAACAGAATATGGTCCGGTTGTAGCTAACTTTGAGCAAGGCAAAAGTGTAACAGCAGAAGTTGGAGCTAGGCAAATTAAAGTAGCCGGACTATTTACTTTAGGTGCATCATTTGGAGCAGATGGTAATTTAATTACTAGCGATGTTAACTTTTTTAGAATATTTCCCAATCGACAGCGAGGATTGATTGATATTGGCTTGATTAAATTAAAGCCGGGAGCAAATGCGAACTTAGTTGTGCAACAATTGAGAAGTTATTTACCAAAAGAAATCAATGTATTAACTAAAGAAGAATTTATCGACTTTGAAAGAAATTATTGGGCAAGCAGCACAGCGATAGGATTTATTTTCACGTTAGGTACAATCATGGGTTTTGTTGTTGGAACCGTAATTGTATATCAAATTCTTTATAGCGAAGTTACAGAACACTTAGCTGAATATGCAACCTTAAAAGCAATCGGTTATACACAAAATTATCTATTATTTGTGATTCTTCAAGAAGCTTTAATTTTAGCAGTTTTAGGATACATGCCTGGATGGGCTTTTACAATGTTTTTATATAAACTGGCTAAAGACGCAACACTTTTACCAGTTTTCATGAGTTTGGATCGGGCAATAATGGTGCTAATTTTAACTATATTAATGTGCTTTATTTCCGGTGCGATCGCCGTGCGTAAATTAGAAGCCGCAGATCCAGCAGATATATTTTAATTTCACTCCTAACTTTTAAGTAGATGGGCATAAACGCTCATTAACCTAGTAACGGCTAAAGCCGTTCAAATCCTTGTTTTGAGCGGTGAGCCAGCGCGGTCTTCTCCCACTCGTGAGAGGCGCTCCGCCAAGGGGAGCCAGTGCGTTGGACGGGTCTCCCGGCAGTCGTGCATCTGGCGTGGTTTCCCCCATGAGCGACTGGCGAGGAGCGAAGGGTAAACCGCTCACTACGAACCAAGAGACCTTTCTTCAAAGGAAAATGACAAAACAACCTGTAATCGACATCAAAAACATTAACCATTACTACGGCAAAGGCTCGCTGAAAAGACAGATTTTATTTGACATAAATCTAGAGATTTATGCAGGAGAAATTGTAATTATGACCGGACCATCTGGATCAGGTAAAACAACATTACTGAGCCTGATTGGTGGATTGAGGTCTGTGCAAGAAGGAAGTCTAAAATTTTTAGGTGAAGAACTATCTGGAGCCAGTCAAAGTAAACTGGTAGAAATTAGACGTAATATTGGTTATATTTTCCAAGCTCACAACTTGTTGGGGTTCTTAAACGCTAGACAGAATGTGCAAATGGCTGTAGAACTAAACAAAGAGATTTCTAACCAACATGCGATTAACAAATCAGAAGCGATGCTTCAAGCTGTAGGTTTAAATGACAGGATTAATTATTTCCCAGACAATCTTTCTGGAGGACAAAAACAAAGAATAGCGATCGCTCGTGCTTTGGTGAACCATCCCCCACTAGTGCTAGCAGACGAACCCACAGCCGCTTTAGACAAACAATCAGGACGCGATGTGGTAGAAATAATGCAAACCCTTGCCAAAGAGCAGGGAACCTCTATTTTGCTCGTGACCCACGATAACCGCATTTTAGATATTGCCGATCGCATCTTAGAAATGGAAGATGGTCATTTAGCCCGTAATTCCCAAAGCACTGTCAATAATTATCAGTCAAAAGTTAAACATCAAAACTCATAACTAGTAACTGATAACTCATAAATATACACACTTATTACCTAGAAATGTGATTTTTTCGTTCCAGATAGCTTATCGGGTGACGCAGGATTTGCTTGACGACTAGTACGAAAAGTCACATTCACCCCTTCATTCGACTGTTCCAGCACCAGCAAAGGCGTAGGTTTAGCCTTTTGATCCCAATGCATATAAGCAATCCTACCTTGAATCGTCGGTTGCCAAGTATCTTGGTCTTCAGCAGGGCTAAGATAAGTTTCAATACAATCGATAATTTGGCTGATGCTGGCAGAAGTTGCTTGCGTGGGTAACTTCATTAACCGAATTTGAACGCGAAACAGCACTCGCTTGGCAGGAACTCCCTCTATATTAGTCTCGTACTCTACATCAAAAACCTGATCCACCTGCCGTCCAGAACTATTGGCAATCCCAACAATTCCTTGTTGAGCCTGATTTGGACGTAGTGCTTGAGAAATTTGATCTTTGACTTTGATTTTGATTTGATTGACGATCGCAAAATGAAAAACCTCCTCAGCCATCCGCATTCGCAAATAATCCAAATTAAAATCCCGCGAGTTAATCAAATCGGGATTAGTCTCCATTTTTCTAATTGTTTCCAGCGCTAGCTTAAACTTTTTCTCTAGTTCTCGCGCCCGAAATTTTTCAAACTTGATTTTCTTCTCCAGCTTCTTCATCTGAAGTTTGCCATATACAATCAAAGCAATCACCGTCAAAGTTAGTACTCCAGAGGTTACGACTAACAACAATTGCGGTATTTGCTGATTATTTGCTGGTGCCACTGGCACTTGCTGAATTGACTTACTAA
Above is a genomic segment from Tolypothrix sp. NIES-4075 containing:
- the devC gene encoding ABC transporter permease DevC, which codes for MSSKIPLAWLQLTREKTRLIVALAGIAFADVLMFMQLGFRDALYYSNVRMHSSLQGDIVLINSQSNAVLAMKSFSQRRLYKALDLPAVQSVHPIYLGYVTWKNPVTGRPRSILTLAINPEVNVFNLPGVQENLDKLKLPDVVLYDSSSRTEYGPVVANFEQGKSVTAEVGARQIKVAGLFTLGASFGADGNLITSDVNFFRIFPNRQRGLIDIGLIKLKPGANANLVVQQLRSYLPKEINVLTKEEFIDFERNYWASSTAIGFIFTLGTIMGFVVGTVIVYQILYSEVTEHLAEYATLKAIGYTQNYLLFVILQEALILAVLGYMPGWAFTMFLYKLAKDATLLPVFMSLDRAIMVLILTILMCFISGAIAVRKLEAADPADIF
- a CDS encoding DevA family ABC transporter ATP-binding protein — translated: MTKQPVIDIKNINHYYGKGSLKRQILFDINLEIYAGEIVIMTGPSGSGKTTLLSLIGGLRSVQEGSLKFLGEELSGASQSKLVEIRRNIGYIFQAHNLLGFLNARQNVQMAVELNKEISNQHAINKSEAMLQAVGLNDRINYFPDNLSGGQKQRIAIARALVNHPPLVLADEPTAALDKQSGRDVVEIMQTLAKEQGTSILLVTHDNRILDIADRILEMEDGHLARNSQSTVNNYQSKVKHQNS